One stretch of Paraburkholderia fungorum DNA includes these proteins:
- a CDS encoding ArnT family glycosyltransferase: protein MRPVVRLTASATSALPRWLLLTICIVYAAFGLFGRDPWKNEDAAGFGVMWTMANGNAHDWLLPNLLGKYMTEDGPLGYWLGASAIRALAPWVDASNASRVFTGLLFCAGCAFVWYAAYLLGRRAEVQPFKYAFGGEPEPRDYGRTLADGALLILLACFGLAERGHETTPQLAQFVGIAMLVYGLVRMIDKPVQGAAIWGLALGLVTLASSPVLVGALLLGTLAMSLIVREGRSRWLLLAGLPVALVVSVAWPIAALSAYPDDAVWYLNQWLHVSLSSFAGPPGSVAAYALKNLPLFTWPAWPLAVWAWFSWKGLRRAPHVAIPLSVIGPLLVLVILQSHQSNRLYMLLLPPLAVLATFALPTLKRGAINAIDWFALLSFTILGSFVWLVYVAGLTGFPHPLARNLARLAPGFAPQFKILSFVCAVAVTACWFVLVRWRLARHPKVLWRSVVLSSAGTTLMWVLLMTLWLPVVNYSRTYKDVAEQIASHLPEDYTCISPVRLGNAQLATFAYFGDMHFSFDQDCDVILRQDATEYGDPSAMPDYIWKLVWEGRRVADRDERFRLYVRIDRPKPPAVKRRTYHKPAS from the coding sequence ATGAGACCTGTCGTTCGTCTGACTGCCTCCGCGACCAGTGCGCTCCCGCGCTGGCTGCTGCTGACCATCTGTATCGTCTACGCGGCGTTCGGGCTATTCGGGCGCGATCCCTGGAAAAACGAGGACGCGGCCGGTTTCGGTGTCATGTGGACCATGGCGAACGGCAACGCGCACGACTGGCTACTGCCGAATCTGCTCGGCAAGTACATGACCGAAGACGGCCCGCTCGGCTACTGGCTCGGCGCCAGTGCGATCCGCGCGCTCGCGCCGTGGGTCGATGCGAGTAACGCGTCGCGCGTGTTCACCGGCCTGCTGTTCTGCGCGGGCTGTGCGTTCGTCTGGTATGCCGCCTACCTGCTCGGCCGCCGCGCCGAGGTGCAACCGTTCAAATACGCGTTCGGCGGAGAGCCGGAACCGCGCGACTACGGCCGCACGCTTGCCGACGGCGCGCTGCTGATCCTGCTCGCCTGCTTCGGCCTGGCCGAGCGCGGCCACGAAACCACTCCGCAACTCGCACAGTTCGTCGGCATTGCGATGCTCGTGTACGGCCTGGTGCGGATGATCGACAAGCCGGTGCAAGGCGCGGCGATCTGGGGCCTCGCGCTCGGGCTCGTCACGCTGGCGAGCAGCCCGGTGCTGGTGGGCGCGCTGCTGCTCGGCACCTTGGCGATGAGCCTGATCGTGCGCGAAGGGCGCTCCCGCTGGCTGCTGCTGGCCGGCTTGCCGGTTGCGCTCGTGGTGTCCGTCGCCTGGCCGATCGCCGCCCTCTCCGCTTATCCCGACGACGCCGTCTGGTATCTGAACCAGTGGCTGCACGTCAGCCTGAGTTCGTTCGCAGGCCCCCCCGGATCGGTCGCAGCGTACGCGCTGAAAAATCTGCCGCTGTTCACGTGGCCGGCATGGCCGTTGGCCGTGTGGGCGTGGTTTAGCTGGAAGGGCCTGCGACGCGCGCCGCACGTGGCGATTCCGCTGTCGGTGATCGGGCCGCTGCTGGTGCTGGTGATCCTGCAAAGCCATCAGTCGAACCGGCTTTACATGCTGTTGCTGCCGCCGCTAGCGGTGCTCGCCACGTTCGCGCTGCCCACGCTCAAGCGCGGCGCGATTAACGCGATCGACTGGTTCGCGCTGTTGAGCTTCACGATTCTCGGCAGCTTCGTGTGGCTGGTCTACGTGGCAGGGCTGACCGGTTTTCCGCATCCGCTCGCGCGCAACCTCGCGCGTCTCGCGCCGGGATTCGCGCCGCAGTTCAAGATTCTGTCGTTCGTGTGCGCGGTTGCCGTGACGGCGTGCTGGTTCGTGCTGGTGCGCTGGCGTCTCGCGCGTCATCCGAAGGTCTTGTGGCGCAGCGTGGTGCTCTCGAGCGCCGGCACGACACTGATGTGGGTGCTGCTGATGACGCTCTGGCTGCCCGTCGTCAACTACAGCCGGACTTATAAGGATGTCGCCGAGCAGATCGCCAGCCATCTGCCGGAAGACTACACGTGCATTTCGCCCGTGCGGCTCGGTAACGCGCAACTCGCGACCTTCGCGTATTTCGGCGACATGCACTTCTCGTTCGACCAGGATTGCGACGTGATCCTGCGTCAGGACGCGACCGAATACGGCGATCCGAGCGCCATGCCCGACTACATCTGGAAGCTGGTATGGGAAGGCCGTCGCGTGGCCGACCGCGACGAACGTTTCCGGCTGTACGTGCGCATCGACCGGCCGAAGCCGCCGGCTGTCAAGCGCCGCACTTACCACAAGCCGGCCAGCTGA
- a CDS encoding type B 50S ribosomal protein L31, with protein MKEGIHPDYREVLFVDMSIDFKFVTRSTILTRETAEFNGKTYPLAKIEVSSESHPFYTGQQKIMDTAGRVEKFNKKFGSRATGKAAAK; from the coding sequence ATGAAAGAAGGCATTCACCCGGATTACCGCGAAGTCCTGTTCGTCGACATGTCGATCGACTTCAAGTTTGTTACGCGCTCGACCATCCTGACGCGTGAAACCGCCGAATTCAACGGCAAGACCTACCCGCTCGCCAAGATCGAAGTGTCGTCGGAATCGCATCCGTTCTACACCGGCCAGCAAAAGATCATGGACACGGCAGGCCGCGTCGAGAAGTTCAACAAGAAGTTCGGTTCGCGCGCTACCGGCAAGGCAGCAGCGAAGTAA
- a CDS encoding zinc-dependent peptidase encodes MLSKLTQWLGTRRRDRALRDYAIDDTLWQATLDGLPFLAYLDAPDLARLRELASLFIARKEFSTAHELELTDAMTVAIAAQACLPVLNLDLDLYRGWVGVIVYPGEFVIRKTVEDEDGVVHEVEQDASGEAWEGGPVVLSWEDAQMTDGAEAYNVVIHEFAHKIDMLNGEADGHPPLMRRWHAPLDSQAWSDVFDHAYDHFCAKVDAVPERRWARFERESLIDPYAADHPSEFFAVCSEALFVKPQAFEAEYPELYRLLARYYRQDPARVGVTFTQG; translated from the coding sequence ATGCTCTCGAAACTCACTCAATGGCTGGGCACGCGCCGCCGCGACCGTGCGCTGCGCGACTACGCCATCGACGACACGTTATGGCAAGCGACACTCGACGGCCTGCCGTTCCTCGCCTATCTCGACGCGCCGGATCTCGCGCGTCTGCGAGAACTGGCGAGCCTGTTCATCGCGCGAAAGGAATTTTCGACTGCGCACGAACTCGAGTTGACCGACGCGATGACCGTGGCGATTGCCGCGCAGGCGTGTTTGCCGGTGCTGAATCTGGATCTTGACCTGTACCGCGGCTGGGTCGGCGTGATCGTCTATCCGGGCGAGTTCGTGATCCGCAAGACCGTCGAGGACGAAGACGGCGTCGTTCACGAAGTCGAACAGGATGCGAGCGGCGAAGCGTGGGAAGGCGGCCCGGTGGTCCTGTCGTGGGAAGACGCGCAAATGACGGACGGCGCGGAGGCGTACAACGTCGTGATCCACGAATTCGCGCACAAGATCGACATGCTGAACGGCGAAGCGGACGGCCACCCGCCGTTGATGCGCCGCTGGCACGCGCCGCTCGATTCGCAGGCGTGGAGCGACGTGTTCGACCACGCGTACGATCATTTTTGCGCGAAAGTCGATGCGGTGCCGGAGCGTCGCTGGGCGCGTTTCGAGCGTGAATCGCTGATCGATCCGTACGCGGCCGATCATCCATCGGAATTTTTTGCCGTTTGCAGCGAGGCGCTGTTCGTGAAACCGCAGGCGTTCGAGGCGGAATATCCGGAGCTTTATCGGTTGTTGGCGCGCTATTACCGGCAGGATCCGGCACGGGTGGGGGTCACGTTCACCCAAGGCTAG
- a CDS encoding MFS transporter, which yields MTTASSRVALFSVEKLRGDFFPWVLAVVTGLDYFDNSIFSFFTSYIAGGINASPDELVWASSSYAVAAVLGILQQQWWVDRFGYRRYVAGCMLLYSAGAVAAALCESSIELALARGFQGYFIGPMMGTCRILIQMSFTPQQRPAATRAFLLLIVLCSALAPLIGGQLVAHFDWRALFACTAPVGVLFAVLALLALPDSGNRLPEERGTAHFWPYLIFAFAQGALQIVMQQVRFQLFSASPGLILLTVAGIGALAWFVYQQWHHPSPLMRLHALREKVFQVGLVLYMFYYYISTVFSYQISRFLESGLGYPVENAGQLVGVTSLISASALFVYLRYAKLLPRKKWIIVPGFAVAAFAAAWMTRMSPGVGEQALIVPLLLRGLLLLFIVLPVANLTFRIFAIEEFTHGYRLKNIVRQLTISFATASVIIVEQHRQALHQTRLAEFVNPYNPLFQNTLATLTNGFAASGHPASQAHSLAIVEISRMVTQQASFLTSLDGFYFLIGVAIAGGIFAAWQKQID from the coding sequence ATGACCACGGCGTCATCCCGCGTGGCGCTATTCAGCGTCGAAAAACTACGCGGCGATTTCTTCCCGTGGGTGCTGGCAGTTGTCACCGGCCTCGACTATTTCGACAACTCGATCTTTTCGTTTTTCACCAGCTACATCGCCGGCGGCATCAATGCATCGCCCGATGAACTGGTGTGGGCCTCGAGTTCCTACGCGGTCGCGGCAGTGCTCGGCATCCTTCAGCAGCAATGGTGGGTGGACCGTTTCGGTTACCGGCGCTACGTCGCCGGCTGCATGCTGCTCTATTCCGCCGGCGCGGTCGCCGCCGCACTCTGCGAATCGTCGATTGAACTGGCGCTCGCACGCGGCTTTCAGGGCTACTTTATCGGCCCGATGATGGGCACCTGCCGCATCCTGATCCAGATGAGTTTCACGCCGCAGCAGCGGCCCGCCGCCACGCGCGCGTTTCTGCTGCTGATCGTTCTGTGCAGCGCGCTCGCGCCGCTGATCGGCGGTCAACTGGTCGCGCATTTCGACTGGCGCGCGCTGTTCGCTTGCACGGCGCCCGTTGGCGTGCTGTTCGCGGTGCTGGCTTTGCTCGCGTTGCCCGATTCCGGCAACCGTCTGCCGGAAGAACGCGGAACCGCGCATTTCTGGCCGTATCTGATCTTCGCATTCGCGCAAGGCGCGCTGCAGATTGTCATGCAGCAGGTGCGCTTCCAGTTGTTCAGCGCTTCGCCGGGACTGATCCTGCTGACGGTGGCCGGCATCGGCGCGCTCGCCTGGTTCGTGTATCAGCAGTGGCACCATCCATCGCCGCTGATGCGGTTGCACGCGCTGCGCGAAAAAGTCTTCCAGGTTGGCCTCGTGCTGTACATGTTCTATTACTACATCTCGACGGTGTTCAGTTACCAGATCTCACGCTTTCTCGAAAGCGGCCTCGGCTATCCGGTCGAGAATGCGGGGCAACTGGTCGGCGTGACGTCGCTGATTTCCGCGAGCGCGCTGTTCGTCTATCTGCGTTATGCGAAGCTGTTGCCGCGCAAAAAGTGGATCATCGTGCCGGGCTTCGCGGTCGCCGCCTTCGCCGCGGCGTGGATGACGCGCATGTCGCCGGGTGTCGGCGAACAAGCGTTGATCGTACCGCTGCTGCTGCGCGGACTGCTGTTGCTGTTCATCGTGTTGCCGGTCGCGAATCTGACGTTCAGAATCTTCGCGATCGAAGAATTCACGCACGGTTACCGGCTGAAAAATATCGTGCGGCAATTGACGATCTCGTTCGCGACGGCCTCGGTGATCATCGTCGAACAGCATCGGCAGGCATTGCATCAAACGCGCCTCGCGGAGTTCGTGAATCCGTACAATCCGCTGTTCCAGAACACGCTTGCCACGCTGACAAACGGCTTTGCCGCCAGCGGTCATCCGGCATCGCAGGCGCACTCGCTGGCGATCGTCGAAATCAGCCGGATGGTCACGCAGCAGGCCAGCTTTCTGACCTCGCTCGACGGCTTCTATTTTCTGATTGGCGTCGCGATTGCCGGCGGTATTTTTGCCGCGTGGCAGAAACAGATCGACTAG
- a CDS encoding MerR family transcriptional regulator: protein MPKDSSALLTVRDAAERLGVTPRTLKYYEERGLVSPTRSEGRYRLYDEEDLKRFGRILRLRSLGFSLHGVTEMLKRPLEPVDGGHRFSTESLQQIRDAIAEQVEALDARIETMRRELKEAQKLRAELSPDLDYLERRLAGENADTLLEQRRNAAAKVAKATKASNSAKSAKAASAPSPKRAKNTRKSEPDDITPDASIPGESS, encoded by the coding sequence ATGCCGAAGGACTCGTCCGCCCTGCTCACCGTACGCGACGCCGCTGAACGCCTCGGTGTGACGCCGCGTACGCTGAAGTACTACGAGGAACGCGGCCTCGTATCGCCCACCCGCAGCGAAGGTCGTTACCGACTGTACGACGAGGAGGACCTGAAGCGCTTCGGTCGCATTTTGCGTTTGCGGTCGCTGGGCTTTTCGCTGCATGGCGTAACTGAAATGCTCAAACGTCCGCTCGAACCTGTCGACGGCGGGCATCGCTTTTCCACCGAGTCGTTGCAGCAGATCCGCGACGCCATCGCCGAGCAGGTCGAAGCGCTCGACGCGCGTATCGAAACGATGCGTCGCGAGTTGAAGGAAGCGCAAAAATTGCGCGCCGAACTGAGTCCCGACCTCGACTATCTCGAACGACGCCTCGCCGGTGAAAATGCGGACACGCTGCTTGAACAGCGGCGCAACGCGGCGGCGAAAGTAGCAAAGGCCACGAAAGCATCCAACAGCGCGAAATCGGCCAAAGCGGCTAGCGCACCGTCCCCAAAACGCGCCAAAAACACCCGCAAATCCGAACCGGACGACATCACGCCGGACGCATCTATACCGGGCGAATCGTCATGA
- the rho gene encoding transcription termination factor Rho, which yields MHLSELKTLHVSELIEMANGLEIESANRLRKQELMFAILKKRAKTGDTIFGDGTLEVLPDGFGFLRSPETSYLASTDDIYISPSQIRRFNLHTGDTIEGEVRTPKDGERYFALVKVDKVNGQPPEASKHKIMFENLTPLHPNKVLLLEREMRGEENVTGRIIDMIAPIGKGQRGLLVASPKSGKTVMLQHIAHAIKQNHPDVVLFVLLIDERPEEVTEMQRSVAGEVIASTFDEPAARHVQVAEMVIEKAKRLVEMKNDVVILLDSITRLARAYNTVVPASGKVLTGGVDANALQRPKRFFGAARNIEEGGSLTIIGTALIETGSRMDDVIYEEFKGTGNMEVHLERRLAEKRVYPSINLNKSGTRREELLIKPEVLQKIWVLRKFIHDMDEVESMEFLLDKIRQTKSNSEFFDMMRRGGGS from the coding sequence ATGCATTTATCCGAGCTTAAGACTCTGCACGTGTCCGAATTGATCGAGATGGCCAATGGCCTCGAGATCGAAAGTGCGAACCGCCTGCGCAAGCAGGAACTGATGTTCGCCATTCTAAAAAAACGAGCCAAAACGGGCGACACGATATTCGGCGACGGCACGCTCGAAGTGCTGCCGGACGGTTTCGGCTTCCTGCGTTCGCCGGAAACCTCGTACCTCGCCAGCACGGACGATATTTATATCAGCCCGTCGCAAATCCGCCGTTTCAACCTGCATACGGGTGACACGATCGAAGGTGAAGTGCGTACGCCGAAAGACGGCGAGCGCTATTTCGCGCTGGTCAAGGTGGACAAGGTCAACGGCCAGCCGCCGGAAGCCTCGAAGCACAAGATCATGTTCGAAAACCTGACGCCGCTGCACCCGAACAAGGTGCTGCTGCTCGAACGTGAAATGCGTGGCGAAGAAAACGTCACGGGCCGCATCATCGACATGATCGCGCCGATCGGCAAAGGCCAGCGGGGTCTGCTGGTGGCATCGCCGAAGTCCGGTAAGACCGTGATGCTTCAGCACATCGCGCATGCGATCAAACAGAACCATCCCGATGTCGTGCTGTTCGTGCTGCTGATCGACGAACGCCCTGAAGAAGTGACCGAAATGCAGCGTTCGGTGGCCGGCGAAGTGATCGCCTCCACGTTCGACGAACCGGCTGCGCGTCACGTGCAGGTCGCCGAAATGGTGATCGAAAAAGCCAAGCGCCTCGTCGAAATGAAGAACGACGTGGTCATTCTGCTCGACTCGATCACGCGTCTCGCACGCGCTTACAACACCGTTGTGCCGGCCTCGGGCAAGGTGCTGACGGGTGGTGTCGACGCCAACGCGCTGCAACGTCCGAAGCGCTTCTTCGGCGCGGCGCGCAATATCGAGGAAGGCGGTTCGCTGACCATCATCGGTACGGCGCTGATCGAAACCGGCAGCCGCATGGACGACGTGATCTACGAAGAGTTCAAGGGCACCGGCAACATGGAAGTGCACCTGGAACGTCGCCTGGCTGAAAAGCGCGTCTATCCGTCGATCAACCTGAACAAGTCCGGCACGCGCCGCGAAGAACTGCTGATCAAGCCCGAAGTGCTGCAAAAGATCTGGGTGCTGCGCAAGTTCATTCACGACATGGACGAAGTCGAATCGATGGAATTCCTGCTCGACAAGATTCGTCAAACGAAGAGCAATTCCGAGTTCTTCGACATGATGCGCCGTGGTGGCGGCAGCTAA
- the trxA gene encoding thioredoxin TrxA gives MSEQIKHISDASFEQDVVKSDKPVLLDFWAEWCGPCKMIAPILDEVAKDYADRLQIAKINVDEHQSTPVKFGVRGIPTLILFKNGAVAAQKVGALSKSQLTAFLDGNL, from the coding sequence ATGAGCGAACAAATCAAGCATATTAGCGACGCATCGTTCGAACAGGACGTCGTTAAATCCGATAAACCCGTGCTGCTCGATTTCTGGGCTGAATGGTGCGGTCCGTGCAAGATGATCGCGCCGATCCTCGACGAAGTCGCGAAGGATTATGCCGATCGTCTGCAAATCGCCAAGATCAACGTCGACGAACATCAATCGACGCCGGTCAAGTTCGGCGTGCGCGGCATCCCCACGCTGATCCTTTTCAAGAACGGCGCAGTCGCCGCGCAGAAGGTCGGCGCGTTGTCGAAGTCGCAACTCACTGCGTTCCTCGACGGCAATCTGTAA
- a CDS encoding DNA polymerase III subunit gamma/tau, which produces MTYQVLARKWRPKDFASLVGQEHVVRALTHALDGGRLHHAYLFTGTRGVGKTTLSRIFAKALNCETGVTSTPCGVCRACREIDEGRFVDYVEMDAASNRGVDEMAALLERAVYAPVDARFKVYMIDEVHMLTNHAFNAMLKTLEEPPPHVKFILATTDPQKIPVTVLSRCLQFNLKQMPAGHIVSHLEHVLGEEKVPYDVQALRLLARAADGSMRDALSLTDQAIAYSANQVNEEAVRGMLGALDQSYLIRLLDALADGDGAAVLAVADEMALRSLSFSTALQDLASLLHRIAWAQFAPSSVLDEWPEAGDLRRFAEALSAERVQLFYQIATIGRSELGLAPDEYAGFTMTLLRMLAFEPAPTGGGGAIGGGARSAGPAGAVGGAGAKRAGSATVAASAASAAVPVRDTQVVGNAPAVNVVSRSVVSGESAGGARTATALSGPDSIASHSSSDAAHAPVADAGSAPSAAAVDAPSVASTTHALAPWDDEPADSIKNASSNSPAINDTSAESVANHTSPASSLTAPAAAALTRTAQAASVAVEQEPQSAAVNAPRRAGGASAALDVLRSAGLKVSSDRGRVSAAVSAAKPAAPVAPAAPKPTAPRVAVAVPTPGAERRAPQQDAAPAARAPSSPVQRNSNGNAEQNGSSVPPWDDIPLDDYVPLSASDDGYFGPPDDNYVPVFDRGPDDVRVNAAPASSPAPVVDSRPLPAAVPLDQLGFNGDWPALAVDLPLKGISYQLAFNSELMALEGNTLKLNVPVPQYAEASQVAKLKVALAERLGRTVEVLVEVGAARRTASAHDAATRAQRQREAEREIGADPFVQSLIREFGASIVPGSIRPISPDAASNGASPVH; this is translated from the coding sequence ATGACCTATCAAGTTCTCGCACGCAAATGGCGGCCTAAGGATTTCGCGTCGCTCGTCGGACAGGAGCACGTGGTGCGCGCGCTCACGCACGCGCTCGACGGCGGCAGGCTGCATCACGCCTATTTGTTTACCGGCACACGCGGCGTCGGTAAAACCACGCTGTCGCGCATCTTCGCCAAGGCGCTGAATTGCGAAACCGGCGTGACTTCCACGCCGTGCGGCGTATGCCGCGCGTGTCGTGAGATCGACGAAGGTCGCTTTGTCGATTACGTGGAAATGGATGCGGCGAGTAATCGCGGCGTCGACGAGATGGCGGCGCTGCTCGAACGTGCGGTGTATGCGCCGGTCGACGCGCGCTTCAAGGTCTACATGATCGACGAAGTGCACATGCTGACCAACCACGCTTTCAACGCGATGTTGAAGACGCTGGAAGAGCCGCCGCCGCACGTCAAGTTCATTCTCGCCACGACCGATCCGCAGAAAATTCCGGTTACTGTGCTGTCGCGGTGTCTGCAGTTCAATCTGAAGCAGATGCCCGCCGGGCATATCGTGTCGCATCTCGAGCACGTTCTTGGTGAAGAGAAGGTGCCGTATGACGTGCAGGCGTTGCGTCTGCTCGCGCGCGCGGCTGACGGCTCGATGCGCGACGCGTTGTCGCTGACCGATCAGGCCATTGCCTACTCGGCCAATCAGGTCAATGAAGAAGCGGTGCGCGGCATGCTCGGCGCGCTCGATCAAAGCTATCTGATTCGTCTGCTCGATGCGCTTGCCGACGGTGATGGCGCTGCGGTACTTGCCGTAGCCGACGAGATGGCATTGCGCAGTCTGTCGTTCTCGACGGCGTTGCAGGATCTGGCGAGCTTGCTGCATCGAATCGCCTGGGCACAGTTCGCACCTTCCTCCGTGCTCGACGAATGGCCGGAGGCGGGCGATCTGCGGCGCTTTGCCGAAGCGCTGAGCGCCGAGCGCGTGCAGTTGTTCTATCAGATCGCAACGATTGGTCGAAGCGAGCTGGGCCTCGCGCCGGATGAATACGCCGGCTTCACGATGACATTGCTGCGCATGCTGGCGTTCGAGCCGGCGCCTACGGGCGGTGGTGGTGCGATTGGCGGCGGCGCGCGTTCGGCTGGGCCAGCGGGAGCTGTCGGCGGAGCGGGTGCAAAGCGTGCGGGTTCGGCGACTGTTGCTGCATCGGCGGCGAGCGCTGCTGTGCCGGTTCGCGACACGCAAGTCGTCGGCAATGCGCCTGCCGTCAATGTAGTGAGCAGGAGCGTTGTATCTGGCGAATCCGCTGGCGGTGCGCGAACCGCCACAGCGCTTTCTGGGCCAGACTCGATAGCGTCACATTCTTCGAGTGACGCAGCGCACGCACCAGTTGCCGATGCGGGCAGTGCACCGAGCGCGGCGGCTGTCGATGCACCGTCCGTGGCTTCAACCACACACGCATTGGCTCCGTGGGACGATGAGCCCGCCGACTCCATTAAGAACGCGTCTTCGAACAGTCCAGCGATAAACGATACCTCCGCGGAGTCGGTCGCCAACCACACGTCGCCAGCCTCTTCGTTGACCGCGCCTGCCGCTGCGGCGCTCACGCGCACAGCGCAGGCCGCGTCGGTCGCAGTGGAACAGGAGCCGCAATCGGCAGCCGTCAACGCGCCACGTCGCGCGGGCGGCGCAAGCGCCGCACTCGACGTGTTGCGCAGCGCAGGTCTGAAAGTATCGTCGGACCGTGGCCGCGTGAGCGCCGCTGTATCCGCCGCAAAGCCCGCCGCACCGGTTGCGCCTGCTGCGCCGAAGCCCACCGCGCCGCGCGTGGCCGTCGCCGTGCCGACACCCGGCGCCGAGCGCCGCGCGCCGCAGCAGGACGCCGCACCGGCAGCGCGCGCGCCGTCGTCGCCGGTTCAGCGCAACAGCAATGGCAATGCAGAGCAGAACGGCTCGTCGGTTCCTCCGTGGGACGACATTCCGCTTGACGACTACGTGCCGCTTTCGGCGTCGGACGATGGCTATTTCGGTCCGCCCGACGACAACTACGTGCCGGTGTTCGACCGCGGTCCCGACGACGTTCGAGTGAACGCAGCGCCTGCGTCCTCGCCCGCGCCGGTGGTGGACTCGCGTCCGCTGCCCGCTGCCGTGCCGCTCGATCAGCTAGGCTTTAATGGCGACTGGCCGGCGCTTGCCGTCGATCTGCCGCTCAAGGGCATTTCGTATCAGCTCGCGTTCAACAGCGAACTGATGGCGCTCGAAGGCAACACGCTGAAACTCAACGTGCCGGTTCCGCAGTACGCGGAGGCATCGCAGGTCGCCAAGCTGAAAGTCGCGCTCGCCGAAAGACTCGGCCGGACCGTCG